From one Rosa rugosa chromosome 4, drRosRugo1.1, whole genome shotgun sequence genomic stretch:
- the LOC133744293 gene encoding pentatricopeptide repeat-containing protein At1g06710, mitochondrial-like, translating to MMTLTNMLFNYSVLWQTRTSSDQGILPDVAVLTIVIGEYAIAGEIKAALKVYQHMLAIGVSPTSHTYTLLIMALVTDSSDVNYVCLAKKYFMEMLDKGLKPHDVSYISVFDAIARRESVEKAREFLEQIKAKGFSLESNVFYFDEAHLTEAMKITKLLHDLANNTTDKDIQKLFRKWCTSGHGFQKESMKMYKALVKDGNADEAMDLLMLFIKGIKPAVLIHTCVIETYVNAGKIKGALEAYKDMLAAGVAPNSKTYTFLIKGLTADPNFFGDANKFLLEMMDKGKRPNASTYTAVIEGFAKQQDKAAEEEGKELVEVMMGKGFVPNAKAMMEVLKGRPTAVIRRVMNIVLSKLKG from the coding sequence ATGATGACCTTAACGAATATGCTATTCAATTATTCAGTTCTATGGCAAACGAGGACCTCCTCCGACCAGGGCATACTGCCAGACGTGGCTGTCCTCACCATTGTCATCGGGGAATATGCCATTGCTGGCGAGATCAAGGCTGCTCTCAAGGTCTACCAGCACATGTTAGCCATCGGTGTCTCCCCCACCTCCCACACTTACACTCTACTCATCATGGCCCTTGTAACAGACTCTTCCGATGTCAATTATGTTTGCCTCGCCAAGAAGTATTTTATGGAAATGTTGGATAAGGGATTGAAGCCCCATGATGTTTCCTATATCTCTGTCTTTGATGCCATTGCCCGCCGGGAGTCGGTGGAGAAGGCCAGGGAGTTCCTTGAGCAGATAAAAGCAAAGGGGTTCAGCCTTGAGTCCAATGTTTTCTACTTTGATGAAGCCCACCTCACAGAGGCGATGAAGATAACAAAGTTGCTCCATGATCTCGCCAACAACACGACTGACAAGGATATACAAAAGCTGTTCCGCAAGTGGTGCACCAGTGGACATGGCTTCCAGAAAGAGTCAATGAAGATGTACAAGGCTCTGGTGAAGGATGGTAATGCAGACGAAGCCATGGACCTTCTTATGTTGTTCATTAAGGGCATAAAACCGGCCGTCCTAATCCATACCTGCGTTATTGAGACCTACGTCAATGCTGGCAAGATCAAGGGTGCTCTTGAGGCTTACAAGGACATGTTAGCTGCTGGGGTTGCCCCAAACTCCAAAACTTACACATTTTTAATCAAGGGACTCACTGCTGACCCCAACTTCTTTGGAGATGCCAATAAGTTTTTGCTTGAGATGATGGATAAAGGGAAGCGGCCCAATGCTTCTACCTACACTGCAGTGATAGAGGGCTTTGCAAAGCAGCAGGACAAGGCAGCTGAGGAGGAGGGAAAAGAGTTGGTGGAGGTGATGATGGGTAAGGGGTTTGTGCCAAACGCAAAGGCTATGATGGAGGTTTTAAAGGGAAGACCAACAGCTGTGATAAGAAGGGTCATGAACATTGTCCTTTCTAAGTTGAAGGGCTGA
- the LOC133744294 gene encoding pentatricopeptide repeat-containing protein At5g65560-like, translating into MAETEVKCADDLEKHVMKVFEEATKDCEDKELNEIFDMIRNYDDLNEYAISVFNSMANDKFIEVARELFKPRSESESTAVLPDVAIYTVVIWACISAGKIMAAHRVYHHMIANGVAPTSCTYIILINTLATNSSSDVSFVGYAKKYFLEMLDKGMTPISSSYMAVFKAIARQEPVEKAREFLEQIQTKGFSPKLDVPHFDVAYMEEAMNALKMSDVLINATTDNKLQKLYREWSTTRKPLRDEFPKMYKALKADGNDDQAMELYRRAWDTNIIPEVVLHTGVIEDCLKAGNTECALKAYRTMLATGVAPNSYTYTVLIKGLTADPHFVEDAKKCLLEMMDKGMRPNAATYTAVIEGFARQEDKEAEEEGKQFVEVMMDKGLEPNVKAMMEVLKGRPKGVIRRVISIVLSKLKG; encoded by the coding sequence ATGGCGGAGACTGAAGTCAAGTGTGCGGATGACCTCGAGAAACATGTAATGAAGGTTTTCGAGGAGGCCACCAAAGACTGTGAGGACAAGGAATTAAATGAGATATTTGACATGATTAGGAACTATGACGACCTTAACGAGTATGCAATATCGGTGTTCAATTCCATGGCAAATGACAAGTTTATTGAGGTAGCTAGAGAGCTCTTTAAGCCTCGCTCTGAGTCTGAGTCGACTGCCGTACTGCCTGATGTGGCCATCTACACCGTTGTCATTTGGGCCTGCATCTCTGCCGGCAAGATCATGGCTGCTCACAGGGTCTACCACCACATGATAGCCAACGGTGTCGCCCCCACCTCCTGCACTTACATTATTCTCATCAACACACTTGCAACAAACTCATCTTCTGATGTCAGTTTTGTTGGGTATGCCAAGAAGTATTTTTTGGAAATGTTGGATAAGGGGATGACGCCTATTTCGTCCTCCTACATGGCCGTCTTCAAAGCCATTGCTCGCCAGGAGCCGGTGGAGAAGGCCAGGGAGTTCCTTGAGCAGATACAAACAAAGGGGTTCAGCCCTAAGTTGGATGTTCCTCACTTTGATGTGGCCTACATGGAAGAAGCAATGAATGCGTTGAAGATGTCTGATGTTCTTATCAACGCCACCACTGACAACAAGTTGCAAAAACTCTACCGTGAGTGGAGCACCACCCGCAAACCCCTCAGGGATGAGTTTCCGAAGATGTACAAAGCCTTGAAAGCCGATGGCAATGATGACCAGGCCATGGAGCTCTATAGGCGCGCTTGGGATACAAACATAATTCCAGAGGTCGTACTTCACACCGGTGTTATTGAAGACTGTCTCAAGGCTGGCAACACCGAGTGTGCTCTGAAGGCTTACAGGACCATGTTAGCTACTGGGGTTGCCCCAAACTCCTATACATACACTGTTTTAATCAAGGGACTCACTGCTGACCCCCACTTCGTTGAAGATGCCAAGAAGTGCTTGCTTGAGATGATGGACAAGGGAATGAGGCCCAATGCTGCTACCTACACTGCAGTCATAGAAGGTTTTGCAAGGCAAGAGGACAAGGAAGCTGAGGAGGAGGGTAAACAGTTCGTGGAGGTCATGATGGATAAGGGGCTTGAGCCAAACGTAAAGGCTATGATGGAGGTTTTAAAGGGAAGACCAAAAGGTGTTATAAGAAGGGTCATCAGCATTGTTCTTTCCAAGTTGAAGGGCTGA